The region CTGCCTTTACCAGCACTGTTCATATAAAGCGCCTTAAGCTCTCCAGTGTGTCCCTCACGAGGGTGTTACGGTTACGCTGTAGCACGCAGGCTCCGATCTGTGAGAGAGAATAGGCTCATTCCTCGCAGGCCAAGAGAAACCGTCCACCAGCAACCATGTAGTGAAAAGCACACATGAATGCAAATGTATGCAAAGCCATAAAATCTCTTTTTCAAAAACCCTGTATGTATTTTGATAAGGAAAATCATGTTAGAATTTAAGCAAGACCCCTGTGAAagattttctaattaaaaatgACCCGATCAATTGTATTACTGTATGCgtgttgcatttatttcatagttaAATAGTTGTTTCAAGACGTAATAGTGCATGCTGCATTTTATAGACTACACTTGTTTTCCGGAGACGTACCTGACTGTGAAGTGATAAGATCATCATTCCCATTATATAAGACCTACATCAATCAATCTAGCCAATACTTGATATGTCCTATCAGTCATTTGAGGGCTTATGAGCTAGTCAAAGGTCACGTCACCTGACTAGACACAAACACAGAGCTTTAAAATATTCCTCTCCAGTGGGTTCATGTGGTGGatgatgtaaaaacaaaaagaaaagagtTTCATTGAACTCAAAATTAGCTTTATTCTCCAAGTGTGCGCGAACACGGGAAAATTAGTGTTGGTTTCAACTATGTGGCCCTTTCAGCGTTTTCTATCCTAACTAATGTCTTCACCTCAGTCTCAGTCTGGAAAAGGGATCAAAGTCTTTTTGCTAGAGAACATAAACTGCATTATGTTTTGGGTCACAGTCAGTCACTCAAAGGGACTTTGGCCTCTCAATAATGGTAATCGAAAGTTTAATCTGTGAAGAGAAACGATTTTTAGCAATACAGTATTCTGAGATGAATGCCTTTAGTGCTTGATGCAAACAACAAAGACTAGTTATTCGACTATAGTGcctattacatttttattagtaaAAATGAGGCGTTTTACTTTAGTGGAAAAGATATTAGTGATAAACctgctaaaaaacaaacaaacagaaagccTAGCCTGGCTGGCTTGTCTTAGCTGGTCTCTTAAGTTTGTCAAAAACTGGTTTTCAATTGGTTGATCTGCTTTCCACACACTAAAGTTTGGGTTTCAGTcatacaaaatgaaaatgaaataatatgaGTGTTATTGTTAAAACGTTTTCAATAATGTTTTGTTGCCTTCATATAgctaaaatgaagaaaacataAGTGAACGGGTGAAGTTGAAGAAACTCTCAGACTCTACAGATGCTGCCTCTCGCATAATGTCTGATTTCTGGTTACCGAATAGCGTCCGTGACCGGAAAACTAACGCGAGCGCCCGTGATCTGCGTGTCAAGGACGAGACGGGTGGGTGTGAAGACTCAACTACTTCAGTTAATGTTACACTGAAATCATACTGTACTTTCGACTGGAGTTGACTTGGCTTCTTCGTCTCGCTTCTCCTGGTCTGTGGCTGTAACGCACTGTGAAATCAATATGACGGCCATAAAAATCAGGGTAATgccttttaaatgtttattttacgcttagaatgttttttttttttacatttgctttGGATGAAAGAGGAAGATAAACCTTAATATTTAGCGCAAGCTCGTAAGGTAAGAAGGTATTTCAAAACACAACAAGATTGTTTATGGTCGTGAGCTgggaaacattatttttattaacctaTTTGCAAAACAAATTGCATATAACTCCTTTTTTAATATACTAAATTACATATTTAGGAGGTAAACAGATTTAACAGCTTTCAGTCTGAAAGTATTAAAGCTGTCACACTTTCAAAAAGTACATCTTTGTACCATATTTACCCTCTAAAGGGTGCATATTAGTAGCCTAAATAGTACATATTACCTTTTGAAATGCCTACCACCCCAGCAGCTTTTGTCAGGTTCGTGCAGATTTTGGAGGGCAGGTGttcaagtgaaaaaaaagtgcaccctcttataattatttataaaaagtaaAGTTACATATCGTTCATTATCTTTTAATTAACTACactatttaaaggattagttcacttttaaataaaattttcctgataatttactcacccccatgtcatccaagatgttcatgtctttcttccttcagtcgaaaagaaattaaggtttttgatgaaaacattccaggattattctccttatagtggagttcaatggcctccaaaaggtttaaggtcaaaattacagtttcagtgcagcttcaaagggctttaaacgataccagacgaggaataagagtcttatctagagaaacaatcggtcattttttgaaaaaatacaactgtatatgctttataaacacaaattatcatcttgcacgtgcttccactttccgcattcttcaaaaatataagtaaataaacaaataccagtaaattgactagcttaaacattaataaatcacGTTGtgttattcatttaaatactctcctcccataaattttgcatctgaaagggaaactcctacaaatgcatatgcaataagttCAGCTGCAAAAATAACCATGCCCACGCCTCTTCAGCgctaatttttcactgcgtgtctttagtaaatcctgaccgtagttttttaacacctaaagagggtttgcgctggcgcAAGCTgctagtaaatctggccctaagtGTCCACTgactttatgaatgagtcattgaatcattgactcactcgatttgttcaaaaatagtgAATCACTGAAGAACAAAAAAACGCTGAGTGTTGCTGGGAGATGCAATGTTTCTGCTGGGTTTGGAACTATTTATGTGGGCAAAACAGAAAAATTGACAATGTTATGTCTAAAAATTGTCAATTCATACAATCGACttattgtttattgaactgttgtataaaattaaagggatagttcacccaaaaatgttgtcatcatcAGATGTGGATGCTGTTATGAGGGATGTCGGAGAGTGGGAGGGGCTTGTGCGGTCTGGCAGAGTTATTAAGAATAAGTTGTCGGGCACACGCTTAATTGAGATTTGATGCCACAggccaaatttaaaaaaaaaacttcttgcAAAAAGAGCACTTATCTAGTCAGAGGCCAAAGGGCAGGTGTTTGAGCACCACTTGGGGTCTATCTGTGCACGTGCTTgccttttgtacttttttttttctgagagtgaagGGTGAACCTTAGCAGGATGTCATGTTGATACAGATGTGGACCAGATTTGTTCTGATAACTCTGTTTCTCTCTAGGTCGGGGCTGTTCCACACGGGAAGTCCACTCCTCTTTTTCTAGACGTATTTTGCCGCAGTCTCATTATCCTGTGTACATCTCTGTCGGTCGTCCTCTCGTCTGTTGCGGTGTGTGACGGTCACTGGCTGCTGACCGGCAGACACATGTTCGGGCTGTGGTATTTCTGCTCAGTGGAGCAGCAGCAGAGCTCTGAGTTGGGGTCACAGAGCTTCAAAGCCTCCTCTAACTGCACCAGAAATCTGGAGGAGGCAGGGGTGGACGGTCTGGGTGTGGGCCTGGCGGCGTGTCGCTCTGTGATCACTCTGGCTGTGGTCAGTGCCATATTCGGACTGGAGTTGCTTGTGATGTCGCAGGCGAGCGAAGGGAGGGACTCCAGTCAGCGCTGGACTCTCGGGGCGCGGCTGGTCCTGCTGGCGGGGCTAATGGCTGCAGGAGGGGTGGCAACGTTTGTACTCCTCTTAGGGACATTTGCAACACTGCTTGGGTTCACACTCACCTTCTGGTGCCAGTTCACGGCCACCTTCCTGTTCTTCCTCAATGGAATGGCAGCACGGCACATCCAGCATATTGAACCTCTGCTGCCCTTTAGAGGACAACCTGACAAACTGTAGAAATAAACAAGCTGCTGATGGTTCATCTTGAGCACCTCTGCTCTGTATCTGCATTCTTTTGAATCCAAAACTGAGTGATTTTGATGGTTTGTCAATAATTAGGCGCACTTTTTTAAATGGACCATAAAAATAGGGCCCAATGTAGCATGTTAATAAGGAATTTTCCGTATTAATATTTTACAGGTGTTTTTCGTGTATTTTTAATGACGCATTGCATTCTGTTGAGTTTTAGGGTTAAAGGGAAACTTAACGGAAAACGTCCTGGAAGAAAATTACCTTTGctgtttttgtacagtttttttttttttttttggtcacactttagattagggttcAATTCTCAATATTAACTAACTactaactatgacttttgcctcaaactcCTAATTGGGTCAATGACGTAACGGGTCATTTtgttgtccaaaggccttaataacaaaaaaacaaaaaacaaaaacaaacatatgacatccaaagtatgtaaggtagcacaactagatctcttttattgaatccaaaaggttttaattatattttgcaaaatataaaggttttagattaaagattttgaagtgacaaaagtcattcggtttaaccgtccaaaggccaatacaaccatttcatttgtgattaaaatatcttataatgtaataaatgtatatattttttattctggcatgattttataacataatTTATCAACATAGTGTAAAATGGTGTTAAAATTATGTGTTGAAGTCGTTgatttgttatgagaaagaatgtccggaaaattaatttcattgatgtcattcggagtaaccaatataaagggatcattatggatcaagtcatgcagccaatatcatgtgacaggatgtgacatcattcagacacctgcaaaggaccacatggtcatgaagcaaagtaactaactctcttttaactatttgaaaaattcatgttttcacttgatcatatgcatgtcccgaaacatcaggtcacggaaaatgtagaaatattttaaaaacttttaataaatataaaatgtttgattgtccttttggtAGATATCAGCCtattagcattgtttgaaaatatcgtcattcggtataactaaaagtgtcattcggtaaaaccaattttggttaaaccgaatgaatttttttggtgacaaattttgtccatcttgtaaaaaatgacaaaagcagtgataattgattataaaaaacacaatctcattgttaacacttaataaaactttaaaatgaattatatctccattatgtttattatacttttaaaaaccttatttgtcaatgatctaattcgtgcttattaatagttagcaaggtagttgttaagtttagttATTGggaggattaagggatgtagaatatgatcatgcagaataagacattaatatctgctttataagtactaataaacagccaatatcctagtaatatgcagctaataagcaactagttcaCAGTGAGAATTAGACCCTGAactaaaatgttacattttttccTCCCACAGGCCTGAATGTTTTTACTAGTCTGTttggtagttttatttatttaatcttaaATAGTTCTTTCACAGCAGATTGTTTCAGTATAtcattattttttgtcattgattatttttccatttactgtaattaatattattaataatgaccAGCAGTTGATAGCTGCTCCAATTTTCAtctgtgaataaatgatgactcTTTACAGATAGTCTTTATAgtatatttaatgaaatatttttttacagtatttttaattcTTTCTTATTTACAGTAAACATCTCATTCATGAGGAGATCTCTCTGCATTTCATTTAATGAAAAGAACGTTCTTGTCATTACATTTGTATGTATTTCATAACTCTCAGAACAACACATATTAGGCGTTCAAGGCATCATTATCTCAATATTTACACAGCCAAACTATgggatgaagaaaaaaaaaaacatttaaggattttttaaatgtttctttacgttcacttaaagttaatacagtttttttgcacacaaaatagtcatatattcataaaatatgAAGCTTTTCCCATGCAGCCTCGTGTCATAAAGCTGCTCTGTCTCCTTTTAGACTCCAGTAAACAGTCACTGTTGTGATTAACATCATTGCATCTCATTCCCTGGGTGCTTCTCATTTCTTCAACTGTGAGGAAATGAGGAAACAAACTACGAAATGAGAAGCACCCCGTCACCTCGTGACTCGTGGATGTGTTGTTGTGGAGCCGGTCAGATACAAGTGACTATTAAAGTGTGACATCACAATGTGGAAAGAGGCGAACGCTCTTTTGCAGTGAGGAATTTTTACCGTCTAAAACatactatatttttatatagtaaGTCAAGCTcttatacactgatcaggcataacattatgaccaccttcctaatattgcgTTGGTCCCCTTTTTGGTCCTTGTCAAAgtcgctcaaatccttatgcttgcccatttttcctgcttctaacatcaactttgaggacaaaatgttcacttgctgcctaatatatccacccactaacaggtgccgtgatgaagagatcatcagtgttattcacttcacctgtcagtgtcATAATGTCATGCCTGATCTGTGTATGTCAATAGttcaaagaaaatgtgattcctcatgtcatgacccctttaaatagtATCACATATTGTGCTGTCTTTAcctaatattgttgtttttctcatatactgtataataatTTACTAGCACAGGCATTTGTTTCATAACAACTACAACACCATAAAGAACAGGCATATACAGGATAAATACAGTCATTTCCATAAATTGTCAGACAGTTTTAGCTTTTCTATCAGTGAGTGTCAGTCACCTGACAGTTTTAAATGGACTGTGCATTTCTGATTGGTTCAGCCATTgccactcttagaagaaaaggttctatatggaACCTTAAAGGTTCCGTCAGGAGCTTCATAATATAGAACACTTTTAATGGGTtcccatcatgggatcattttatgaaattagtttgaattaattaatttggtTTAAATTCAtctatcataaaaatattatatattaatattttttccacAGTCCTGATCAAAAATGATATcaaaaatgcattcattttcAGGATTTTAACCCATTTAAATGCctatttgtttacataatgccactgttgtttttataaaaagGGGGGGGGGTAATAACCGTGAACCGTTATTACAGTTTTAGCAACAGCATTAATATTTATGCAATATTATCTTCTGTACATtgtcagattaaaaaaaaaaaactaacacacacacacacactcactcactcaattgGCTCTATAATACAGCAGAagcagaaaacatgaaaaagtgAGTATTTGCTCCATAGGCCAAACCTGAAAAATGGCGCCATCCGGTGGAAATGAAAGCCTGTTTACAAAGACCGCATGATTTTATTCTTTTTGCCATTTTAATGGATTTAATGGGGATATTTCTGTCCTTTAAGGTCCTCAGAGTAACTTTTTTGTGTACCTAGTGTAAAAGAGACTTATGAAAGGAAAAGAgggtaaaatattaaagttccaataaaaatacacacgtTTGGCTAAATTTACACTGTTTGCATGAACGTAGCcaacataattaaataaaaaaccaTCTAAGGCCACATAAGGGTTactaaaattgattaaaatgaatcaagtagcttgtaaacatactttatctctagaaaaaattgaaataacccattaaacatgaaagtattatgtAATCATTTAGGACATTTCTCCTTAGatcctttttggcataaagggttctttaaaattgagccaggaaccctagagttctggaccttttttctgagagtgGGGCTGTGGCATGAGTTTTGTGCCTGTGCTGTAGGTCGGCGTTAGATGGCTGTGGTCAGGTGACCTGTGTGCTGGGACGTGTCAGCAGTGAGACCTGTGTCAGCGGCAGGCCACTGTTACTCAGGGAACCGTGATGCACCCTGGGATCACCGTGGAAACGCTGCTTCATGCGCCACCGTCTCCACCGCCTTTGGACTTCATATTGTACCTGCCAAAAGTTAAAGGTCGATAGTTGTCAAGACTCACCAGTGAAACATAAAACAGAACCGTCTTGTTTCCTATACTTAGAGCGGGATCTGATAATGACAAATGTGTCTAAAATGTGTGATTTATTCAACTCAGTCCATCCCTGGAAAACATAATCGTAGATAATTTGATTCAAACttcaatttttttaattcactcaCCTCTCCATTCAAAAAGCAGTACAGCAGTGCCACAATAAAGCCCTGTAATAGCAAACACAACATGACGCACAACCAAAAGACAACGGTGGATAATTTCATAAAGCCAGAGAGAGATTAATGACAACAACCTCCAATAAATGTCCTGTTCAGGGTTTGggattcattatttatttatttttcccgTTCCTGAAGCATATAAAAAGTTGTAAATATAGTATAACCTACTTTGCTTGCGTACATACAGTAGGCTATACTATACatacaactttttaaaattctgactttataactcgcaattctgactttatatctcgcaattctgactttataactgataattctgactttatctcgcaattctgactttatatctcgcaattctgactttttatctcgcaattctgactttataactcgcaattctgactttttatctcgcaattctgactatatctcgcaattctgactttataactcgcaattctgactttatatctcgcaattctgactttttatctcgcaattctgactttataactcgcaattctgactttttatctcgcaattctgactatatcttgcaattctgactttataactcgcaattctgactttatatctgacaattcagactttatatctcgcaattctgactttatatctcgcaattctgactttatatctcgcaattcagactttatatctcacaattctgactttatatctcgcaattctgactttataactcgcaattctgactttttatctcgcaattctgactatatctcgcaattctgactttatatctcgcaattcagactttatatctcgcaattctgactttatatctcgcaattctgactttatatctgacaattctgacttcatatcttgcaattctgactttatatctcgcaattctgactttacaattcccaattctgactttataactcgcaattctgactttataattcacaatactgactttatatctgacaattctgactttatatatcgcaattctgactttaaatcacacaattctgactttataattcacaatactgactttatatctgacaattctgactttatatctcgcaattctgactttatatctcgcaattctgactttatatctgacaattctgactttatatctcgcaattctaactttataactcgcaattctgactttatatctcgcaattctgactttatatctcacaattctgactttatatctcgcaattctgactttatatctcgcaattctgactttatatctgacaattctgactttatatctcgcaattcagactttatatctcgcaattctgactttatatctcgcaattcagactttatatctcacaattctgactttatatttcgcaattctgactttataactcgcaattctgactttttatctcgcaattctgactatatctcgcaattctgactttataactcgcaattctgactttatatctcgcaatgcagactttatatctcgcaattctgactttatatctcgcaattctgactttatatctgacaattctgacttcatatctcgcaattcagactttatatcttgcaattctgactttaaatctcgcaattctgactttataattcccaattctgactttatatatcgcaattctgactttatatatcgcaattctgactttataacacacaattctgactttaaatcacacaattctgactttataattcacaatactgactttatatctgacaattctgactttatatctcgcaattctgactttatatctcgcaattctgactttatatctgacaattctgactttatatctcgcaattctgacttcataactcgcaattctgactttatatctcgcaattctgactttatatctcacaattctgactttatatctcgcaattctgactttatatctcgcaattcagactttatatctcgcaattctgactttatatctcgcaattcagactttatatctcacaattctgactttatatctcgcaattctgattttataactcgcaattctgactttttatctcgcaattctgactttataactggcaattctgactttatatctcgcaatgcagactttatatctcgcaattctgactttatatctcgcaattctgactttatatctgacaattctgacttcatatctcgcaattcagactttatatcttgcaattctgactttaaatctcgcaattctgactttataattcccaattctgactttataactcgcaattctgactttataattcacaattctgactttataattcacaattctgactttatatctgacaattctgactttatctatcgcaattctgactttataacacacaattctgactttaaatcacacaattctgactttatatctcgcaattctgactttataattcacaattctgactttatatctgacaattctgactttatatatcgcaattctgactttatatatcgcaattctgactttataacacacaattctgactttaaatcacacaattctgactttttatctcgcaattctgactatatctcacaattctgactttatatctcacaattctgagtttatatctcgcaattcagactttatatctcgcaattctgactttatatctcgcaattctgactttataattcacaattctgactttatatctgacaattctgactttatatatcgcaattctgactttatatatcgcaattctgactttataacacacaattctgactttaaatcacacaattctgactttttatctcgcaattctgactatatctcacaattctgactttatatctcacaattctgactttatatctcgcaattcagactttatatctcgcaattctgactttatatctcacaattctgactttatatctcgcaattcagactttatatctcgcaattctgactttttatctcgcaattctgactatatctcgcaattctgactttataactcgcaattctgactttatatctcgcaatgcagactttatatcgcgcaattctgactttatatctcgcaattctgactttatatctgacaattctgacttcatatctcgcaattctgactttatatcttgcaattctgact is a window of Megalobrama amblycephala isolate DHTTF-2021 linkage group LG6, ASM1881202v1, whole genome shotgun sequence DNA encoding:
- the tmem37 gene encoding voltage-dependent calcium channel gamma-like subunit; protein product: MTAIKIRVGAVPHGKSTPLFLDVFCRSLIILCTSLSVVLSSVAVCDGHWLLTGRHMFGLWYFCSVEQQQSSELGSQSFKASSNCTRNLEEAGVDGLGVGLAACRSVITLAVVSAIFGLELLVMSQASEGRDSSQRWTLGARLVLLAGLMAAGGVATFVLLLGTFATLLGFTLTFWCQFTATFLFFLNGMAARHIQHIEPLLPFRGQPDKL